The genomic region TAATTTGTTACAAGACTCCTTTCCTAGTTCAACTCTCAATATCTACGATATGGATATTATTATTTGCCGTAATGTCTTTATTTATTTTAGTTTTGATGCGATCGCTACTGTCATTGAGAAGTTTTATCAAACTCTCAGACCTAATGGATATTTAATTGTCGGTCATACAGAACTATCAGGACAAAACTTGAGTAAATTTCAATTGAAGGCTTTTACAGAATCTATAGTTTATCAACGACAAAACACATCGACTGAAGCGAAAAATACACCCAATTCTGCCTCCATTCAAAGCTTAAATAAACAAGTAGAAATCGCCGAGACTCTTCGTAAATCCATACCTTATCAGCAAACAGAAGTCAAACTCAGTTATCCTAATAATGATGTTCTAAAACCAAAGCCAATATCACAGCGATCGCTCGTGGCGCTACCCGCGATCGTCTCTCAATCTATTTCCGATCTCGCAACAGCAGAAACCCTCTTTCAAGCGGGAGAATATAGCAGAGCAATCCAAGCAGCTCAAATACTGATTCAACAACATCCTAAATCTTTTAAGGCTTATTATTTAATCGCTCAATCTTGGGCAAACCTCGGTGACTACGAACGCGCAACTCACTACTGTCAGCAAGCTGCAAAACTCGATAATTTATCTGAAAAGCCTTATTATCTATTAGCGCGAATCGCTGAAGAGCAAGGAGATTTAGAACAAGCAAAAACATTATTGAAAAAAATTATTTATCTTGCGCCTGAATCTATAGCTGCCTATCTAGAATTAGGTTCGCTTTATGAAAAAGCAGGCGATCGCCAGCGAGCCAACAAAATGCTAGCTACAGCCTTAGAACTTCTGAAAAAACTATCTCCCACGAGTGCGATCGAACCTTACGATCGGGTCTTAGCAAGTGAATTAATTACTAAAATTAAACAGACTTTAGCAATATAATACAACCTACAACCGCAAAGGCGAGCATAAAGGCGATCGCTTTTAGAAAGTAGGAGAAACAGATAATGAGAGAGAATTGGCTAATTTTAGCTACTGGTGGCTTATTTTCTGGTATTCTCGCTGGATTGCTAGGTATTGGTGGTGGTACTGTTCTCGTTCCCTTGCTAGTTTCTCTAGGTTATGCACCCGTACAGGCTGTTGCTACGAGTAGCTTGGCAATTTTAGTCACTTCTATTTCTGGTAGCATCCAGAACTGGCGCATGGGTTACTTTAACTGGAAGCGGGTGAGCTTGCTAGGATTTCCTGCGGTTGTAACCTCACAAATTGGCGTGTATACAGCTAGTCGCATTCTACCCTACATCCTTCTACTGGCTTTTGGTATTTTATTACTCATCAACATTTATTTAGTTAACTTGCGCCAGCACCTCACTAATAAACAGGCTTTGACAGAGGCGCATTTTAACCCTTTACTCGCTCGACTTTTCACCGGAGGAGCAGCAGGTATTCTCGCTGGATTATTTGGTGTAGGTGGAGGGGTGATTATGGTGCCGCTTCAAATGTTACTCCTAAATGAAGAAATAAAAGTTGCAATTCAGACAAGTTTAGGTGTAATTGTGATTACTGCTATCTCTGCAACTATCGGACATACCGTAACAGGTAACGTACTGTTTATACCAGGATTGCTATTAGGTTGTGGTGGTTTGCTAGGAGCGCAAATAAGTACTCGCGTTTTACCCAAACTACCAGATCGGACAGTTAGTTTTGTTTTTCGTCTATTCTTGGGTATATTGTCAATCTACGTTTTTTGGCAAGCTTGGCAATCTTATTCTGCTTAATATTTAGGTGTCAGTCAGTTGCTAGTTGTCTTGAGTTAGTAGACAAAATAATGAGAATTTGAAGTTGTTTTTAACACTAGTAGCAAAATACACTTATGAAGAGTGACGGAAATTACTATTTTGTATAAAATACTGATTTTAACAGTATTTTTGAGCCACATATTTTTTAAGTCTTGATGAAAATTTGAGTTATCAAAACACTGTAATAACACGGAAAAACCTTATCTTATCTTTATAATTCGGTATTGCTACCGATACAATTACTTTTTGCTGTTTGCCATACTAAAAACGCAGCAATATAGCAAAAAGCGCCTCATATTTAGATGACAATTCGAGCGAGCTGTGCTGTTTCTCTTACTACATAACTTTCACGGCTAAGCAAACTATGTCGCCTAATCAGTATCAAGCACAGGAATTATCTAATCTTTTAGAAAATATCCAAGCTAAACAAGCAAGCGGTGTTTTGTATATAGACGCACAAGTCGATTCAGAACAGCCTGCAAAATCTCGCGTGCTAATTTGGAAAGATGGACGCACCCTCTACGGCGGTAAAACAGTTCCAGATGCTCAAAGCTTAGTCAAATTGTTAGAACAAAAACTGAGTCGAGAATGGGTAGCTTCTGCTGTAGCTTTTGCAATGCGCCAAGTTACAGAGCAAGCATCACTTCGCGATGTACTGGAGCGTTTGGTGCAAATGCAATTATATAACTGGGAGCAAATTGAGTCGGTTATTTACAGTCAATTAATATTAACTGTAGAACAAATTCTACCATATCCAGGTAAGTATCAATTTGATAGCCATAAGCAGCTCAATTTTTGTCGTGGTGTTGAATTATCAAAGCTAATGCTAGATATTACTCAACGTCAGGAACAATGGAACAGCTTCAAACCTACTATTATGCCAATGGATGCAATACCGAGTTTAAAATTCGATACTTTAGCTAATATTACAGAGCCAAATGTGCGCAAACATTTGCAAGAATGGGTCAACGGACAGCGATCGCTAGTGGATATTGCTGAAGGTTTGAATAAAGACCCGTTGAGTATAGCAAAATCCTATATAAATTGGATACAAGCAGGCTGGTTAGACATAGCAAATAACAACACTACTACAACTCAAATCTCTTTATCTACAGTTTTAGCTGTAGATGACAGCGCTGTCATGCAACAACTGATCAAACGAGCGCTGACAGGTTATTGCCAAGTTATATTAGCTAGTAATGCTGTAGATGCTCTGAACGTCATTTATCACGAAAAAATTTCCCTATTGCTACTCGATGTTTCTATGCCAGAGATAGATGGCTTAGAGCTTTGTCGAACTGTGCGTAGTATTCCTCAGTTTCGCGACTTGCCAATTATTATGGTAACAGCAAGAGACGGTTTTTTTGATAAAGTTAAGGGTAAACTCGCTGGTTCTAACGACTATTTAACGCAGCCGTTTGATGCAGAACAATTACGCCAAATAGTAGGCAGATATATCGGATTAGGAATCAGTTCTAATAATAATAAAGATGCAGTTATGTTTGATTTATCTAGCCCTAGTTAGTTTTTTAAATGTTTCTTATAAACTTAATTAAGCGATACCTTCATTTCAAAGCCAACCAAGTTTACAAATACCAAATATTAGCTAATCATTAAGTCAAATATTCAAGCGATCGCAGCAAATGGAAACTAAACCTTATCTGATTTTTAATTTGCATGACTTGCGATATGGAATTGATGCAACTCTCGTACAGGAAATTTTTCTGCTACCAGAGTTGAATCCTATCATTGAAGCACCGACGGATATTATAGGTATTCTCAATTTGCGTTCTCAACTCGTACCCGTAATGCATCTTGGTCTACGTTTAGGATACAAAATACAGGATTGTCACCTTAGCGATAGCGTTATCGTTCTACAATGGCAAGACTTACAGATTGGTATTATTGTTAATTCTGTTTATGAAGTAAAAAACGTTAGTTCTGAAGTTATAGAAACGAACATTTCATACGGGCGAGACAAAGAGTTTACAGCTCGCTTTATTCATAGTATTGCTAAGCTAGATGCAGATATCATCATGTTGCTAAATCCAGAGCAACTCATCTGTTCTTCTACAGTTGAAGACATTTTACCAGTATTAAACAGCGATTCAAGTGAGATAGAAGCTCATGGCGATCGCCCTCACTCAAAAGAGAAAGAAATACATTTAAACAATCTAAATCATCAGCAAAGCATTCATAAACATAGTTTTTACGATTTATATTATCCGCAAGTCACCCCACAAGAAAAAGCAATTTTTTGGGAACGGGCTGAGAACTTGAGACGGCAAGCTGAGAATTCTGATTTTAGAGGATTAATACCGTTAGCAGTTTTTGGTCTTAATGGTGAATATTTTGGACTAGAGTTAGATATCGTGCGAGAATTCACCAACATTCGTCATATGACTCAAATTCCGTGCTGCCCAAATCATATTGTTGGCAACATGAATTTACGCGGAGAAATTGTCACTTTAGTAGATATTCGTCAAGCTTTAAACTTATCGCTCAATCTCGATCGGACTACCTCAAAAGCCATTGTGATTCGCTTCAACGATACGATCGCCGGAATACCTGTAGATGAAGTTTTTGATGTCATGTATTTACGTCCGTCAGATCTGACACCAGTACCAATAGCATTACATTCCGCTAATAATGAATATCTCAGAGGTCATGCCCCTTATTTAGAAAAAATGCTGACCGTACTTGACTTGCCTCAGCTTTTGTCCAAGAACAGCTTAGTTGTAGACGAAGAAATTTGACGATTTTATGATAGACGATCCAGAACTCAGAGACATATATAAAATAGCTTGTGCCGAACGGATGCAGAAGTTGGAAGAGTGCTTGATGCACTTAGAAAAACATCCAGGCGATCGCGAGCAATTAGAAGATTTTTTGCGGGAGATTCACACCCTCAAAGGAGACTCTCGAATGCTGGGGGTACAGGGTGTTGAAACCCTAACACATCAAATTGAAGAAGTACTAGCCGGAGTCAAGCGGGGTGAGAGCAACTTAACCGCAGAACTATGCGATCGCCTTTATCAAGGACTCGATGCCATGCGCCAGTTCGTCCATGAGGCGGTTACGGGTGTTGCCCCAAGCGTCAATCTTTTTTACGTCCTCGCCCGATTAATGGGAGCGCAGTCCACTCCTGCGAGTGAAGATGAGGAATTGCTACCTGCTGACACTCCAATATTCACCGAACCTTTAGCCGCCGCAGACATCCCGCTATTTGAGAGCGATCTATTTCCCGAACCGCCTGTCACTGCTTTAGGGTACGAGCTATTCTCCGAACCGTCCCTCACAGAACCATCTGAAGCGATCGCCGCATCATTTGACCTACTCGACGACGATTTCTTCTTACCCGAACCTCCTGTATTACCGAAGATTCTTCCTACACCTCAATCACTGCCAGTTAAACAACCTGAAATTACACCTGCACCCGTACCCGAAACTAAAGTCAAGCCGCAGCCAGCTCCAGCAGACGAAGCCAGCGAAACAGCCCAAACCAACAACTATCAAATCGATACGATTCGAGTTGAACCGCATAAGCTCGATACCTTGATGACTCAAGCAGGTGAGTTAACGGTAACTAAACTGCGAATCGCTCAACGCATGGGTGAAATTGAAGAAATTCTCACCCTCTGGGAAGAGTGGAGTCGGGATGCTTTTGTCAATCGCTCGGTATTTGACAAGATAGAGCGTGGCTTGCACGCCAACAATATCAAGCAATTGCAGAACTTTCAACATCGGTCGGAGCAACGTTTAGAACGCCTCGGCTCTCTGATCGACCATCTGAAAAGTACGGCTTACGAAGACACCGCTCGGTTAGATATTGTCACTGGAGAATTAGAGTCAGGTATCAAGACTTTACGCCTTTTACCTCTATCGAATATGTTTGCGCTTTTTCCCCGGCTAGTCAGAGATTTAGCCAAGCAGCAAGGCAAAGAAATCAATTTAGTCATTGAAGGCGGAGATACCAAGGCAGACAAACGAATTTTAGAGGCAATGAAAGACCCATTGCTGCACCTATTACGCAATGCGGTCGATCACGGCATTGAGACACCTCAAGAACGGGAAAACTCGGGTAAACCACGCACGGCAACTATCCACTTGCGTGGGTATCAAACTGCTAGCAGTATTGGGATTGAAGTTACAGACGATGGGCGCGGTTTAAATATCGATAGCATTAAACGCACAGCCGTGCGACGGGGACTCCACCGCGAAGAAGAATTGGAAGCTATGACGACAGCTCAAATTCAATCGCTGATTTTGCCCCTGGTTTCTCGACTCGAACGATAGTGACAGAAATTTCTGGTCGCGGGGTTGGTTTAGATGTGGTGCGGGCAAATGTCGAGAGAATGAAGGGGACGATCCAAATCGAATCTTTGCCTGGGATGGGCTGTGAGTTTCGGATCAAATTAGATACGACTTTAGCCACCACTCAAGTTTTGATTGTGGAAGTTAATCGCATGTCCTACGCACTGCCAGTGGAGTTCGTACAGACGAACTTGCTCGTGTCTCGGCAAGAGATTTTTGCTTTGGAAGGCAGTCAAACGATCGCCATTGAAGGTCAACCAATTTCTGTGGCTTGGCTTGCCGATCTACTAGAATTGCCCGCGATCGCTCCTAGTCTCAAATCTGCTGCTAGAATGCTGCCGTGTGTCGTACTGCAAGTTGGCGGCGATCGCCTCGGGTTACTAGTAGACGCTTTACTCGATCGGCAAGATATCGTTCTAAAGCCGCAAAGTAAGTTACTCAAGCGCATTCGGAACGTAACTGGTGCAACTATCCTCGGTACGGGTGAAGTTTGCATGGTTCTCAATCCTCAAGATTTACTCAAGTCCGTACAGAAGAAGCCTGTAGCCCTACACACCAGTGAATCGAGCCAACAGGCACAAACTAAGCAAAAGCTACTGTTAGTCGAAGACTCAATTATCATCCGCACTCAGGTCAAGCGCTTGCTAGAGGGTGCTGGCTATGACGTGACTGCTGCTGTGGATGGGGCAGACGGGTTCAAGAAGCTGAGGACAGACAGTTTTAATGCTGTCATCTCAGACGTGCAAATGCCGAATTTAGATGGCTTGGGGCTAGCGGCAAAAATTCGCCAACACAAAGAATATGAAGAGTTACCAATTATTCTCGTCACAACTCTTGCCTCTGATGAAGATAAACGTCGAGGTGCAGAAGCAGGAGCAAATGCTTATCTAACCAAAGGCACGTTCGATCAAAAATTACTGCTCGACACGTTGAACAGGTTGATTTAAAAGTCTAAATTTCAATGGCACTCAACAACTAGAAATGGCAACGAAAAACTTATTGGCAATAGTGTAAAAAACTCGCTTACCAATTCAAAATTTCAACTAGAAATTGCGTCAAATACGAGGAATAGCTCTCATGAAGTTCTCATTAACAACTAAAGCAATTGCTTTTTCTATCGCCCTTGGTACGCTGCCAGCTATGGCGATCGGAGTTAGCAACTATATTTCTGCCAGTAACAACTATCGCCAAAATGCAATTCAATCGCAAGAATCTCTCACCTTTTCTTTAGCAGATAAGGTCGGACGTTTTATGTTCGAGCGGACTGGCGATATTCGAGTCATCGCTAGGTTGCCAATTTTGAATAATCCTGAAGGCACGAAAGAAATTACTCAGCAGCAAAGACAAAACGTGTTAAATGGCTTTCTAAAAATCTATGGTGTTTACGATAGTATCGCTGTCATGGATCTGTCGGGAAAAGTGATTTTGCGCACGACTGGAGAAACATCGACAAATCTGGCAGATCGAGATTATTTCAAGGAGGTGATGAGAACTAAACAGCCAGTCATTGTACAACCTAGAAAAACCTCAGTTGGCGAAGTTGCCATTCACTTAGCTGCACCGATAATTAATGCGAACACAGGTAAAATAATAGGCGTAGTTCGCACCCGTATGCCCGTAACAAGCTTAGATAGCATTTTGAATGAAAAAATATTCAATGCATCGCAGCAGGCGCAACAAGCCGGATCGAGTAGCAAAGAATATCATCTCGTGAGTTCTGATAATAAGTTCTTTGCAGCACGGGAAGCAGAACAAGTCGGTCACGATGCCAAAGAAGACTTTGCTAGCTTTGCCAAAATGCACGCTGAGAAAAAAGTGGCAACAGATATTAATGTGGATCGACTTGACAAAGCAGAACAATTAGTCTCCTACGCGCCAGTACCAAACATGGAAGGAATGCCAGAACTTGACTGGAGCGTAATCTTAGCAGAAGATACAAAATCCGTATTTGCTGGACAGCAGCAACTCATCACCAACCTATTGCTAGGAACTGGAATCACTTTACTGGTTGCTGGTGGGTTAGCAGTTCTATTTGCTAGCCGCACAGCCAAGATGATTCAACAAATTGCCAACGCCGTTGCTTCTTCTTCGACCGAAATTGGGGCAACAGTCGAACAACAAGAACGTACTACCACCGAACAAGCAAGTTCTGTCAACCAAACCACCGTCACCGTAGAAGAGTTGGGGGCGGCTTCTCGCCAATCTGCCGAACAAGCCGAAGCCTCTGCTGCTGGGGCGCGTCAAGCCTTAGAACTTGCCGATAACGGTAGCAAAGCCGTACATCAAACGATGACAGAAATGTCTACCGTCCGCGATAAAGTGGGGGCGATCGCCGAGCAAATTATGCGATTATCAGAACAAACGACTCAAATCGGTAGTATTTCCGATTTAGTTGCAGATGTTGCCAACCAAACCAATATGCTAGCCCTCAATGCAGCAGTAGAAGCAGCACGGGCAGGAGAACACGGTAAGGGATTTGGTGTAGTTGCAGGTGAAATTCGTAAACTTGCCGACCAGAGTAAGAAATCTGCTGAGAAGATCAACGCACTCGTGAACGACATTCAAGCTTCAATTAACAGCACCGTAATGGCAACGGACGAAGGCACAAAATCAGTCGATTATGGACTGCGCTTAGCCCAAGGAACCGTAGAATCATTCACTGGAGTCGCAGATGCCGTTAACCACGTCTTCCTCAACAGCCAACAAATTTCTCTCAGTGCCAAGCAGCAAGCAGTTTCCGTGCAGCAAGTCGTCTCAGCAATGAACGAAATCAACCTTGGTGCAAAAGATACGGCAGCTGGCATCAACCAAGTCCGCGTTTCAACTCAGCAACTCAATCAAGTCGCTCAACAATTACAGGCAATTGTATAGAAAGAAGTCAAAAGTCAAAAGTTAAAAGTCAAAACCGAGGAGATAGAAGACAGAAGACAGGAGACAAAAGCAGTTTTTCTCCCTCAGATCCCCCAACTCTTTTCTCCCCAACTCCCGACTCCCGACTCCCTGATAACCGATAACCGATAACCGATAACCGATAACCGATAACTGATAACTGCCATGACACCAATTAAAGTTTTATTAGTTGATGATTCTCCTGTTGCTATGAGCATTTTCCGTCAAGTGCTTGATTCTGCACCAGAAGTGCAGGTTGTAGGTACAGCTCAAGATGGTGCAGAAGCTTTAAATTTAATCCCCAGAGTACAACCTCAAGTCATTTGTACTGACTTAAAAATGCCCAAAATGGATGGTTTGGAATTCATCAAACAAGTCATGGCAAAGACTCCGCTACCAATTCTAGTTTTGAGTGATGCCGTCCAAAAGCAAGACATAGAGAATGTGTTCCAAGTCTTGCAAGCTGGAGCTGTCGATGTAATGCCAAAACCTATATCAATCTCAGCCGCAGATCGAGAAGAACTGAAGCGCCAATTAATTACTAAAATTAGAGTTTTGGCAAGCAAGCAAGTTAGTGCAAAACCATTCACATAATCGTTACAGGAAGTGCGCCAACAGAATATCTGCGCGGTGTAGAGA from Chroococcidiopsis sp. SAG 2025 harbors:
- a CDS encoding CheR family methyltransferase; translation: MNETTVQNFIQLISARTGLQIRPQDRQELCQKLETRMKVLKLDAPEKYYQLLLRSTEQSKLEAIDSSSEREWQELLGLLTVGETYFFRDQGHFKLLKHQILPELIESKRKACLNSLTQKPSLRIWSAGCSSGQEPYSIAILVKELIPDLSDWEVFIFGTDINLEAIEKAQRGIYEPWSFRQVDPQIQKYYFQQRKLGWELDPRIRRMVKFRCSNLLQDSFPSSTLNIYDMDIIICRNVFIYFSFDAIATVIEKFYQTLRPNGYLIVGHTELSGQNLSKFQLKAFTESIVYQRQNTSTEAKNTPNSASIQSLNKQVEIAETLRKSIPYQQTEVKLSYPNNDVLKPKPISQRSLVALPAIVSQSISDLATAETLFQAGEYSRAIQAAQILIQQHPKSFKAYYLIAQSWANLGDYERATHYCQQAAKLDNLSEKPYYLLARIAEEQGDLEQAKTLLKKIIYLAPESIAAYLELGSLYEKAGDRQRANKMLATALELLKKLSPTSAIEPYDRVLASELITKIKQTLAI
- a CDS encoding sulfite exporter TauE/SafE family protein, translating into MRENWLILATGGLFSGILAGLLGIGGGTVLVPLLVSLGYAPVQAVATSSLAILVTSISGSIQNWRMGYFNWKRVSLLGFPAVVTSQIGVYTASRILPYILLLAFGILLLINIYLVNLRQHLTNKQALTEAHFNPLLARLFTGGAAGILAGLFGVGGGVIMVPLQMLLLNEEIKVAIQTSLGVIVITAISATIGHTVTGNVLFIPGLLLGCGGLLGAQISTRVLPKLPDRTVSFVFRLFLGILSIYVFWQAWQSYSA
- a CDS encoding PleD family two-component system response regulator; this encodes MSPNQYQAQELSNLLENIQAKQASGVLYIDAQVDSEQPAKSRVLIWKDGRTLYGGKTVPDAQSLVKLLEQKLSREWVASAVAFAMRQVTEQASLRDVLERLVQMQLYNWEQIESVIYSQLILTVEQILPYPGKYQFDSHKQLNFCRGVELSKLMLDITQRQEQWNSFKPTIMPMDAIPSLKFDTLANITEPNVRKHLQEWVNGQRSLVDIAEGLNKDPLSIAKSYINWIQAGWLDIANNNTTTTQISLSTVLAVDDSAVMQQLIKRALTGYCQVILASNAVDALNVIYHEKISLLLLDVSMPEIDGLELCRTVRSIPQFRDLPIIMVTARDGFFDKVKGKLAGSNDYLTQPFDAEQLRQIVGRYIGLGISSNNNKDAVMFDLSSPS
- a CDS encoding chemotaxis protein CheW, producing the protein METKPYLIFNLHDLRYGIDATLVQEIFLLPELNPIIEAPTDIIGILNLRSQLVPVMHLGLRLGYKIQDCHLSDSVIVLQWQDLQIGIIVNSVYEVKNVSSEVIETNISYGRDKEFTARFIHSIAKLDADIIMLLNPEQLICSSTVEDILPVLNSDSSEIEAHGDRPHSKEKEIHLNNLNHQQSIHKHSFYDLYYPQVTPQEKAIFWERAENLRRQAENSDFRGLIPLAVFGLNGEYFGLELDIVREFTNIRHMTQIPCCPNHIVGNMNLRGEIVTLVDIRQALNLSLNLDRTTSKAIVIRFNDTIAGIPVDEVFDVMYLRPSDLTPVPIALHSANNEYLRGHAPYLEKMLTVLDLPQLLSKNSLVVDEEI
- a CDS encoding methyl-accepting chemotaxis protein, which translates into the protein MKFSLTTKAIAFSIALGTLPAMAIGVSNYISASNNYRQNAIQSQESLTFSLADKVGRFMFERTGDIRVIARLPILNNPEGTKEITQQQRQNVLNGFLKIYGVYDSIAVMDLSGKVILRTTGETSTNLADRDYFKEVMRTKQPVIVQPRKTSVGEVAIHLAAPIINANTGKIIGVVRTRMPVTSLDSILNEKIFNASQQAQQAGSSSKEYHLVSSDNKFFAAREAEQVGHDAKEDFASFAKMHAEKKVATDINVDRLDKAEQLVSYAPVPNMEGMPELDWSVILAEDTKSVFAGQQQLITNLLLGTGITLLVAGGLAVLFASRTAKMIQQIANAVASSSTEIGATVEQQERTTTEQASSVNQTTVTVEELGAASRQSAEQAEASAAGARQALELADNGSKAVHQTMTEMSTVRDKVGAIAEQIMRLSEQTTQIGSISDLVADVANQTNMLALNAAVEAARAGEHGKGFGVVAGEIRKLADQSKKSAEKINALVNDIQASINSTVMATDEGTKSVDYGLRLAQGTVESFTGVADAVNHVFLNSQQISLSAKQQAVSVQQVVSAMNEINLGAKDTAAGINQVRVSTQQLNQVAQQLQAIV
- a CDS encoding response regulator yields the protein MTPIKVLLVDDSPVAMSIFRQVLDSAPEVQVVGTAQDGAEALNLIPRVQPQVICTDLKMPKMDGLEFIKQVMAKTPLPILVLSDAVQKQDIENVFQVLQAGAVDVMPKPISISAADREELKRQLITKIRVLASKQVSAKPFT